The following DNA comes from Brassica napus cultivar Da-Ae chromosome C8 unlocalized genomic scaffold, Da-Ae chrC08_Random_1, whole genome shotgun sequence.
GTGGATCTCTCGGTTCCTCTTCAACCTCCAGTACGACAAAATCTGTTGGAACAAAGGTGTTGCCCACTCGGACATGGAGATCTTCCAGAATACCCACCGGTGACTTGACTGATCTGTCGGCGAACACCAGGGAGATTCTCGTCGGTTTGAAATCTGTGAAGCCCAGTCGTTTTGCCACGGAGTAAGGCATGAGATTGACGCTAGAACCCAGATTGCATAAAGAACAAGCGAATACTGTTTTCCCAATTTGTATCGAGAGAACAAACTTGCTTGGATCATCCAATTTCTTAATCGGCCCGTTCTGAAGTATCGCAGTGCACTCCTTTGAAACCATCAATAGCTCACTGTCCCCGGTAATCTTGTCAGAGATCAAACCTTTCGTCAAACTGCGCCTATAAGGCATCATCTGGATCGCATCCATAAGAGGTAACTTGATAGTTAGATCCTCTAGTATCTTTTTACACTTTGTCTCCTACCGATCCTTGCGAGATGTCTTTGCTGGAACAGGGTATGGAACCTTAGGGGTGTATTCGCGCGAAGGAACAGGCTCAACAGGTGTAGCGACAGGGGTTGGATCAGTCTCAGCAGACTGTTCCGGTTCCTCGTCAGATAAAGGGGGTGCTTCAGATCGTGGTTGCTCACCCTCCTTTAGCTTTCCACCGCTGACAACTTCTTGGGGACTGCGTCCGGTAGTCTTCTTCTGCTCCTTAGTGCTATGGCACTTCATTCCTTAGGGTTCTTATCGGTCTTTCCAGGTTGAGTACCTTGCTGCCTCTTGACTCTCCCGGCTGTCTGCGCGATCTGCACGTCCATCTGACGCATATGGCTGGCTACATTATCGTATTTGGTACTTAAGTCATTAAACATTTGGTTCATCCTAGAGTTGATGTCCGTGGTGATTTGATTTAACGCTTTCCCATGAATTTGTTGACCCTGGAGCAACTGCTGCATGATCGTCGCTAGACCCTTCATCTCGTCTTGCGGAGCAATCGCTGGCGAAGGAGCGGTTTGTTGAGCAGTCTGCTGTTTTTGGTTCTGGAACTGGTTGTGCTGCGCCTTGCTAAGGACATATGTTCTTCCCTGGTACGGTTTCTGATAGCCACTGTTCTGTCCTTGACTGTTCTGCGCGTTGTCAACCGGTTTGTCAGTCTTTGGATACGCAAAGAGGTGAGGAATGTTCCTAACGTTGGGGATCGGGTGGTAGTTCTTGTACTGTCATCCTTGTCCATTGACGTAGCTCACTTCTTGCTGATCATCGATGGTATTGCCCCCTTCAGGTGTGGCGTCTGAAACATTGTTCTCTGATGCAGTTTCTTCCTCCATTATGAACACTTGGCTCTGATTACCCTTCAACAGCTGATCACCCTTGGCCACGAGGTTGTCTATGCTGTTTACGCTTTTGGAGCGGTCATTCTCCTTGTTCTTGTTGAGGGAGCTGGACGCCATATTTTCGATCAGTGCGAATGCGCCTAGTGTTGTTTGGGTTATGAAATCTCCATTGCTCGAGGAATCAAGAGCATTGCGAAACTCATAGCTCACTCCATCATAGAACACTTCTAGTATGTAATCATCCTCAAACCCATGGTGAGGGCATTCCCTTCGGTACTCCTTGTACCGCTCCCAAGCATCATAGAAGGGCTCGTCGGTTTTTTGCTTAAAATTGGAGATTTTATGCCTCAGAGCTGTGGTTTTCGTCTTTGTGTAGAAGTGGCTTTAAAACGCTGGTCTGACTACTTCCCATGTAGTAATTGTACCAGTCGGGAGAGAGGCTAGCCAGCGAGATGCTTTCCCATCCAAAGAGAATGGGAACAACGTGCATTTGACATAGTCTGGTGGCACTCCATTCGCACGAGAGAAGTTGCAAACTCTCTCAAAGTTCTCGATGTGGTCCAAAGGGATTTCAGCCGCGAGACcattgaacatttttttatgcACCAGGCcgatcaaagcaggcttgatctcATAATCATGTCGGGTGTAGGTAGGGGGTTGATGGCGGAGCGAGTGGTAGGGAAGTTCCACAGAAGGTTCCGCTCTCCGATGGGAGCGCCTTGTTGCTCAACTTGCTGAGTAGCGAGTTCGGCAGCTGTTTCGCGAGCAGCTTCTTGTGCGTTGATGGTCTGTTGCATCTGCTGCATATGTTGTTGCATGAGTGCCAGTGCAGCAGTGAGATCATTCTGGCCTCCTAGATCATCCATTGTGATTTTAGTAGGCCGGTGTTGTTGACGGTTCTGTCTTTCTAATCTTGCGAGCTCTTAGTTTTAGCTAAATTGAAAACTTATAAGAATAAAGTGTtgactggtcctctggattgaatcccAAATActacaattaccactgttaacttgacagtaggaaAGGTTCAGTTTTAGTGTACCAAGTTTTGGCGCTGTTGCGACGGGGACCATATATTTTACCCTTGTTTTTCAGTTCTATATTTAGTCTAAGACATCTAActtgcttttctttctttgtttcagCCAATGatccaggtgcatgaccagtagacatactcggagcaacgcACAAGGACCATTGTTCACGCTAAGtaacttgcattccctttgctttagaatcacctaggattggttcgacaatcttttatactacaacatttgattaggagccttgaaaactcctaacatcagttatcaatcgacagtccttcatctcctcgacagcttcctcttgcgAGGCAAACTGATCACTCTTCAATAAAatgggcataacttctgctacatgatgctgattgacctcaaacagGTGGCactggaaagctaactcaaagctctatcttgtatcagatgatgggctcaatctaacggtgggaagacctccatccatagctagacatctgacacgTCCGTGCAGCGCtacactcaaaaggctccaaaggacaccaaaatcaccacattcctccaaatcgtccctgaacctgtaaatactctatatagtagtaaatatatattaaaacacttatagaccatggctaaaagtgggtaaaatccatagtctatcacgTTGATACCCAATAAGAAACCCTAGATTGGCTTATAtttaatattgaattttaattatCTGAATCATTTACTCTACTTGCACGTCACCACTTAATTCAAATCCCCACTTTAATGCTTAAGCTAAGTGCAATCCGGTTTTAAATATGGTATGAACTAAGAAATAATTagctaatgcaataaagtaatgatcttcctttctcaatatgaagcaagaggactcatggggctaggcatttgatcttgggtgatgtagatccaatctaaggatggcaagctatcaatcaaacactttccttatgcctagacactaagctaaacaagctctatctctagatgaatgttcttttggtaaagcaactcaagtatcta
Coding sequences within:
- the LOC125595006 gene encoding uncharacterized protein LOC125595006 — translated: MFNGLAAEIPLDHIENFERVCNFSRANGVPPDYVKCTLFPFSLDGKASRWLASLPTALRHKISNFKQKTDEPFYDAWERYKEYRRECPHHGFEDDYILEVFYDGVSYEFRNALDSSSNGDFITQTTLGAFALIENMASSSLNKNKENDRSKSVNSIDNLVAKGDQLLKGNQSQVFIMEEETASENNVSDATPEGGNTIDDQQETDKPVDNAQNSQGQNSGYQKPYQGRTYVLSKAQHNQFQNQKQQTAQQTAPSPAIAPQDEMKGLATIMQQLLQGQQIHGKALNQITTDINSRMNQMFNDLSTKYDNVASHMRQMDVQIAQTAGRVKRQQGTQPGKTDKNPKE